Within Vicia villosa cultivar HV-30 ecotype Madison, WI unplaced genomic scaffold, Vvil1.0 scaffold7, whole genome shotgun sequence, the genomic segment CTCATCTATCTCCTTGTGTGGCAATTTTCTTTTCCTTCTGTTGCAACATCAGGATAGGATTTATAGTTTGAACATCTGCCATGTTTGATTTTTGTTCCCATACATGAAGTCTCATCCATTTCATATATTCACCTTTATTTGTTAATGAAATCTCAGCATGGTTCCATCCATTCTTAATAAATAGTTTTCCAGTTATATCAAGGCTAGCTTTGAGCCGCAGTTCCAGCAGAATTATATGATTTAAATTTGTATCAAATGCATTTGCTTTAGACCACCTAACACGGAGAAAGTTTGTGAGCCGTTGACTGCCATTAATGATCAGGTCGAAGTCATACTTAAGACGCTGTTTCGAAAAAAAACAACCACCTGAAACTACCATAGTACTAAGAGCCATCTGTGGCAATTTGTTTCGGAACCTGAAGGACAGGGACGGTTCCATTCTATATCGATGGAACCAACTTGGGATAGTTGATCCTGGAAAACAGATATATTTGGCCCCGGAAATGTGTAGTATCTGCCAATCAAGTACAgttaaaaaatttgaattaaaCCTGTTGGCACTATCAAatacaattaattttattttttaagagaGAATTTATTGATGAAATTAAAGATATGATACCTGATTCAGTAACATTTCCTTGGATTTGGAAGTCAATGATGTACAATTTATTGCACTAAGATGTTTTATGTTTGGTGGCAGGCCTTTGATTTCTCGGAGTTCTGTACAGTTATTCAAAGTAAGTTCCTTCAAAGAGTGACATGCATTGATGCATGACGGAAGGATTGTGATACTGCTGTAATCAAGGGATAAATTTGTGACATGGTGAAAGCAAGGAAGAAGTGTAACGAGAAATTCTTCTGTTAGATGGCAAAAGCTGAAGTCAACAACACTTGTCATATCTGAAGACGTTGTTTCCCGCCGTTGATCTTTGCCCTTCTTAATTCGTGCAAGCCTCTTACAACTATAAACCTCCAAAGTCTTCAGTTTTGGCAACATAAAAATACTATTTGGTAATTCAAGTAGCTTGTTGCATCTATCTATAGAAAGGTTTGCAAGCCCCACAAGAAGTCCAATGGAGTAGGGCAATTCACTTATGCCGGTATCACTTAGACCAAGATATGTTATGTTGACCATCTTACCTAAAGTTTCTGGAAAAATCTTGATACTTGTACAATTCCTAAGGGACATGGTTTTAAGAGAGGGTAAGTTGATGCCTTGAGGAAGAACACTGAGACTGGTGCAACGATTAAGATTCAAATCTTCAAGTTTTTGAAGGAACCCGACGGAATCATGAACTTGAATTAAATTCTTGCAGGAATCGAGATGCAGTTTCTTCAAATTCGGAGCTCCTGACATGTCAGGTACTTGCTTTAATGATTGGCATCCACTTAACTTCATTTCCCTTAAAGATTTGAATTTCTGAAAAATACATAGAAATTACAATAACCGTTTATCAATAACTAAATGAATTTTAAAGCTAGTCTTAGTATTCAATACCAAATAAATATCAACATAGTTAGGAACTGTCTATACTCACCATgatcacttgattttcaaaagtaATAGAACTCAAAGACAAGTCAAGTATGACAAGTTTCTTCGGATCAAAGTGAACCGGCAATGATGGTTCAGGATAATCACACCATTTTAGCACTCTTAAACTTTTTGGGAGATGATTAGGTCCTCTGGAAAAGTGAGCTTTTTCTATCACCAATACTTTAAGGTTTTCCATCTTCTTCAATGCATTTCCATCCCATTGTACTTTTTTATCTTTGAGTAGGTGTAGCATAATGATCTCAGTTTTATCAGATCCCTTCAAATGAAAAAGCATTAAATAAGATAAACCTCTAGACTAGAAAGCATACAATCTTAGCATACAAAAATATTGTCATAGTTGAGAGTCTCTTATTAGAATAGAGGGTTAAGAATCATGTAGCCTTTCTCacagaaaataaacaaaattaaggATCCTTCATTTACCTTGTTCTCTTTGAAGACATGAAGAATATCTTCGGAGAACCATAATCTACTGCGTTCACCCGGCTTTGAGGGTGCTTCCAGCCTCACAATTTCTCTGCCCATATCTTCAATCATGTCATGCATCCTGACACGATAATCATCAACTTTTACCAGACTCTTATCAATCAACACCTGAATAGCATAGTGAGGGTCAAAGCCACGACCACTAGATAGTATGTTCATGACATCACTTAATTTGCCTCCTTTGAAGAAGCAAGCGATGTCTAAAAATACTTCCTTCTCAAATTCTTTTAAGCCATCGTAGCTTACTCGTAAGATTTCTTGAATATTTTCATGAGGAATTTTTTCGTAAGTATCTAAAGCAGATTTCCACTCCAATTTTGTTTTACCATACAAGTCAGAGCCTATTATTTCTACAGCCAATGGAAGGCCCTTAGTATAAAGTACTACTCTCTTTGAAATGTCCACATATCTTGGATCAATTTCCTGAGTTTTGAAAGCATTCCAACCAAACAACTGAAGGGCTTCTTGACGATTCAATCCTTCTACTTCGTAGAGTTTTTCAACACCATAAACATCTAGTAGATGCTTATCTCTTGTTGTGATAATAACTCTGCTGCCAGAACCAAACCAATCAAGTCCACCCGCAAGTGCA encodes:
- the LOC131643113 gene encoding disease resistance protein Roq1-like, with the translated sequence MATMKDLKPWPPSSFTNEWVYDVFLSFRGEDTRKGFTGNLYNALCRKGINTFIDDQGLRKGEEITLALSMAIQQSRIAIVIFSKNYASSTFCLEELTKIMECIKHKGRLVWPVFYQVDPSDVRHQTGSYAKALANHDRKKSTDKAKVKQWRLALREAGNVVGSHFKDGYEYKFIEKIIQEVSEKINRKPLHVAKYPVGLESRVQKVNSLLEIESKEGIHMVGVYGMGGMGKTTLACAVYNYIADQFDSLCFLGDIRENSVKRGLVQLQEMLLLELAGEKDVKLCSLNKGISIIKSRLRGKKTLLILDDVDSLEQLNALAGGLDWFGSGSRVIITTRDKHLLDVYGVEKLYEVEGLNRQEALQLFGWNAFKTQEIDPRYVDISKRVVLYTKGLPLAVEIIGSDLYGKTKLEWKSALDTYEKIPHENIQEILRVSYDGLKEFEKEVFLDIACFFKGGKLSDVMNILSSGRGFDPHYAIQVLIDKSLVKVDDYRVRMHDMIEDMGREIVRLEAPSKPGERSRLWFSEDILHVFKENKGSDKTEIIMLHLLKDKKVQWDGNALKKMENLKVLVIEKAHFSRGPNHLPKSLRVLKWCDYPEPSLPVHFDPKKLVILDLSLSSITFENQVIMKFKSLREMKLSGCQSLKQVPDMSGAPNLKKLHLDSCKNLIQVHDSVGFLQKLEDLNLNRCTSLSVLPQGINLPSLKTMSLRNCTSIKIFPETLGKMVNITYLGLSDTGISELPYSIGLLVGLANLSIDRCNKLLELPNSIFMLPKLKTLEVYSCKRLARIKKGKDQRRETTSSDMTSVVDFSFCHLTEEFLVTLLPCFHHVTNLSLDYSSITILPSCINACHSLKELTLNNCTELREIKGLPPNIKHLSAINCTSLTSKSKEMLLNQILHISGAKYICFPGSTIPSWFHRYRMEPSLSFRFRNKLPQMALSTMVVSGGCFFSKQRLKYDFDLIINGSQRLTNFLRVRWSKANAFDTNLNHIILLELRLKASLDITGKLFIKNGWNHAEISLTNKGEYMKWMRLHVWEQKSNMADVQTINPILMLQQKEKKIATQGDR